A single region of the Oncorhynchus kisutch isolate 150728-3 linkage group LG30, Okis_V2, whole genome shotgun sequence genome encodes:
- the LOC109875199 gene encoding uncharacterized protein LOC109875199 isoform X1 — protein MVGWCAVPGCNTQEDEDILYHCLPANDVQRCRRWLAAIQKDVNLPMERHKYFLVCEHHFRPEEYEKDLMAETMGAKHKKKLKSTAIPTIFPWNDYIWKRIQPHRKHLNAAGSEMFLSAVGRLGAKPKCEPGTTTTGAASQMSTSVVQQPAVVPVAFSTQTVKSAVGRLGAKPKCEPGTTTTGAASQMSTSVVQQPAVVPVAFSTQTVKSAVGRLGAKPKCEPGTTTTGAASQMSTSVVQQPAVVPVAFSTQTVKSAVGRLGAKPKCEPGTTTTGAASQMSTSVVQQPAVVPVAFSTQTVKSAVGRLARWQTTTLSGSQRYQTYKEAKVSLRVGLSLRTRVLTGPWETVADNLARGRFKAIPKNLMAIPGLGHAMLEEVLKLVTKECVTLVSMRFNSVLRQTSPLSIKTFNWTTVTDEWRNSAPTFFQFLSTSSATAGLNPNTTKSAKSSMVAMAGALLLRARSKNMCAAMYRTSMLLRQRRTRTRCQNKLAKMGVCASSHSSLTKRRDITLSYDEDLAACHTQTAVEDQPISLLTSPAHSMMSPLPLEDGDPGWSGESVAETTVVLPGSDDEDAAALTDEEFWQFSREQDEDDDDDDDEKENKTAYKKSVQRKQGKRLSAKKFFKVQRKNKAVQTRPHGTRVDVSPESGDLCVNRDCLLQLFRLCRRCGFECKVSLQGQQRSFSVIQMCPICSHTRKWMSQPFVAEETSGERETELLDGEEPCKDRDQDDSCSLTMEITEEMCDYDEEVCPRRKRGKQRSDETEWEPSDEEDIVMDSDSSEDLETAGSSGLTEKANVDNSQSGIEKEERLVEWCTDCEAEPVLACTTQCHKKLYACGVCVSEVQQAVGFDQFYMQFEDLASFKEHVRREHNTKPHRFLCTDCAKRHIKKDNLCVYKIKKLRCRDCGKRGLSEQGLWSHRRLHQKGRVYPCKFCLKPFRTKQDKFTHEENHRHPYQCSECSERFKNIRLRNRHLQSHRGPTTAVHSGQKPHKCQLCRRSYSQPSHLKSHMRLHTGEKPFKCHQCEKFFNYSVSMKNHIQLYHGPQEQESRGTNCGAAQEKEEERERKRHFKEDNLCAYKIKKLCCLDCGKRCLSEQGLKCHRHLHQKGSVYPCKFCLVPFRTKEDKLIHEENHRHPYQCSECSEIFKNINLRDRHLQSHRGPKRYICDICDKHFFQFKHLQKHTVVHSWQRPHTCQLCQRSFTEKKHLRAHMRSTCQQCEKCFNRIVHLKIHIQRHHGTGSQKQGERVGGGESGTKL, from the exons ATGGTGGGTTGGTGTGCTGTACCGGGTTGTAACACACAGGAAGACGAAGATATTCTTTATCATTGCTTGCCGGCGAATGATGTGCAAAGATGCAGACGATGGTTAGCAGCCATACAAAAGGATGTAAATTTACCAATGGAAAGGCATAAATATTTCTTAGTGTGTGAACACCACTTCAGACCAGAGGAATATGAAAAGGATTTGATGGCAGAGACGATGGGCGCCAAACATAAGAAAAAGCTTAAATCCACCGCGATTCCCACCATATTTCCATGGAATGATTACATTTGGAAGAGAATTCAGCCACACAGAAAACATTTGAATGCGGCCGGAAGTGAAATGTTTCTG AGTGCAGTTGGCAGACTTGGTGCCAAACCAAAATGTGAGCCTGGTACAACAACAACAGGAGCAGCATCCCAGATGTCAACATCGGTGGTCCAACAACCTGCTGTAGTTCCTGTTGCTTTTTCAACACAGACTGTGAAG AGTGCAGTTGGCAGACTTGGTGCCAAACCAAAATGTGAGCCTGGTACAACAACAACAGGAGCAGCATCCCAGATGTCAACATCAGTGGTCCAACAACCTGCTGTAGTTCCTGTTGCTTTTTCAACACAGACTGTGAAG AGTGCAGTTGGCAGACTTGGTGCCAAACCAAAATGTGAGCCTGGTACAACAACAACAGGAGCAGCATCCCAGATGTCAACATCAGTGGTCCAACAACCTGCTGTAGTTCCTGTTGCTTTTTCAACACAGACTGTGAAG AGTGCAGTTGGCAGACTTGGTGCCAAACCAAAATGTGAGCCTGGTACAACAACAACAGGAGCAGCATCCCAGATGTCAACATCAGTGGTCCAACAACCTGCTGTAGTTCCTGTTGCTTTTTCAACACAGACTGTGAAG AGTGCAGTTGGCAGACTTGCTCGTTGGCAGACAACAACATTATCAGGATCCCAACGGTATCAAACTTATAAAGAAGCAAAA GTCAGTCTTCGTGTCGGCCTATCGCTACGAACTAGAGTACTTACCGGACCTTGGGAGACAGTTGCAGATAATTTAGCGCGGGGTCGTTTCAAAGCTATCCCTAAAAACCTAATGGCAATCCCTGGCCTGGGCCACGCCATGTTGGAGGAAGTGCTGAAGCTGGTAACTAAAGAATGTGTCACTTTAGTTTCTATGCGTTTCAACTCCGTACTACGCCAGACTAGTCCCCTTTCAATTAAAACTTTCAACTGGACCACTGTGACCGATGAGTGGAGGAACTCAGCTCCGACCTTCTTCCAGTTTCTGTCCACTAGCTCAGCTACAGCCGGCTTGAATCCAAACACAACCAAATCAGCAAAAAGCTCTATGGTGGCCATGGCTGGTGCCTTATTACTCAGGGCTCGTTCAAAGAATATGTGTGCAGCCATGTACAGGACCTCCATGTTGCTACGGCAACGACGAACCAGGACGAGATGCCAAAACAAGCTTGCAAAAATGGGAGTTTGTGCTTCAAGTCACAGTAGCTTAACAAAGAGGAGAGACATTACACTATCTTATGATGAAGACTTAGCTGCCTGCCATACCCAAACCGCTGTTGAAGACCAACCAATAAGCCTACTGACCAGCCCAGCTCATTCAATG ATGTCACCTTTGCCACTGGAGGATGGAGATCCCGGTTGGTCTGGAGAGAGTGTAGCAGAGACTACTGTTGTGTTGCCGGGCAGTGACGATGAAGATGCTGCTGCGCTGACGGACGAGGAGTTCTGGCAGTTCTCCAGGGAGcaggatgaggatgatgatgatgatgatgatgaaaagGAGAACAAGACTGCGTACAAGAAGTCAGTCCAGCGGAAACAGGGAAAACGG CTCTCTGCGAAGAAGTTCTTCAAAGTGCAAAGGAAAAATAAAG CTGTGCAAACACGTCCTCATGGAACCCGCGTCGATGTTTCTCCTGA GAGTGGTGACCTGTGTGTGAACAGAGACTGTCTCCTGCAGCTCTTCCGGTTGTGTAGGAGGTGTGGATTTGAGTGCAAGGTCAGCTTGCAGGGTCAACAGAGGAGCTTCTCTGTCATTCAGATGTGCCCAATATGCAGTCACACCAGGAAGTGGATGAGCCAGCCTTTTGTTGCTGAGGAAACctctggagaaagagagacagagctacTGGATGGAGAG GAACCATGTAAGGACAGAGACCAGGATGACAGTTGTTCGTTGACGATGGAAATCACTGAGGAGATGTGTGACTATGACGAAGAAGTCTGTCCTCGGAGGAAAAGGGGAAAGCAGAGATCAGATGAGACCGAGTGGGAGCCGTCTGACGAGGAAGACATTGTAATGGACTCTGATTCTTCTGAGGATTTGGAAACGGCAGGTTCCTCTGGTCTAACAGAAAAGGCCAACGTTGATAATTCTCAGAGCGGaatagagaaagaagagagacttGTGGAGTGGTGCACTGACTGTGAAGCCGAGCCTGTACTCGCCTGCACCACACAGTGCCATAAGAAGCTGTacgcctgtggtgtgtgtgtgagtgaggtccAACAAGCTGTTGGATTTGACCAATTCTACATGCAGTTCGAGGACCTCGCCAGCTTCAAGGAACATGTACGACGTGAACACAACACAAAACCTCATAGGTTTCTCTGTACAGACTGCGCCAAGCGTCACATCAAGAAGGATAATTTGTGTGTGTACAAGATTAAGAAGCTCCGCTGTCGAGATTGTGGTAAACGCGGTCTGAGTGAGCAGGGTCTGTGGAGTCACAGACGTCTCCATCAGAAAGGCCGTGTTTACCCATGTAAGTTCTGTCTCAAGCCATTCAGGACCAAACAGGACAAGTTTACCCACGAGGAGAACCATCGGCATCCTTATCAGTGCTCAGAATGCTCTGAAAGATTCAAGAACATTAGACTACGGAACAGACACCTTCAGAGCCACAGAGGTCCAACGACAGCCGTCCACAGTGGCCAGAAGCCCCACAAGTGCCAGCTGTGCCGACGCTCGTATTCCCAGCCGAGCCACCTCAAGTCACACATGCGcctccacacaggggagaagcccttCAAGTGCCATCAGTGTGAGAAGTTTTTCAATTACAGCGTCAGTATGAAGAACCACATCCAACTCTATCATGGCCCCCAGGAGCAGGAGAGTCGGGGGACAAACTGTGGGGCGgcgcaggagaaagaggaggagagagagcgcaagCGTCACTTTAAGGAGGATAATTTGTGTGCGTACAAGATCAAGAAGCTCTGCTGTCTAGACTGTGGTAAACGCTGTCTGAGTGAACAGGGTCTGAAGTGTCACAGACATCTCCACCAGAAAGGCAGCGTTTACCCATGTAAGTTCTGCCTCGTGCCATTCAGGACCAAAGAGGACAAGCTTATCCACGAGGAGAACCATCGGCATCCTTATCAGTGCTCAGAATGCTCAGAAATATTCAAGAACATTAATCTACGGGACAGACACCTTCAGAGCCACAGAGGTCCAAAGAGATATATTTGTGACATCTGCGACAAACATTTCTTCCAGTTTAAACACCTACAGAAACATACAGTCGTCCACAGTTGGCAGAGACCCCACACGTGCCAGCTGTGCCAACGCTCGTTCACTGAAAAGAAACACCTCAGGGCCCACATGCGCTCCACATGCCAGCAGTGTGAGAAGTGTTTCAATCGCATAGTCCATCTGAAGATCCACATCCAACGGCATCATGGCACCGGCTCTcagaagcagggagagagagtaggagggggagagtcaggaaccaaactctag
- the LOC109875199 gene encoding uncharacterized protein LOC109875199 isoform X2: MSTSVVQQPAVVPVAFSTQTVKSAVGRLGAKPKCEPGTTTTGAASQMSTSVVQQPAVVPVAFSTQTVKSAVGRLARWQTTTLSGSQRYQTYKEAKVSLRVGLSLRTRVLTGPWETVADNLARGRFKAIPKNLMAIPGLGHAMLEEVLKLVTKECVTLVSMRFNSVLRQTSPLSIKTFNWTTVTDEWRNSAPTFFQFLSTSSATAGLNPNTTKSAKSSMVAMAGALLLRARSKNMCAAMYRTSMLLRQRRTRTRCQNKLAKMGVCASSHSSLTKRRDITLSYDEDLAACHTQTAVEDQPISLLTSPAHSMMSPLPLEDGDPGWSGESVAETTVVLPGSDDEDAAALTDEEFWQFSREQDEDDDDDDDEKENKTAYKKSVQRKQGKRLSAKKFFKVQRKNKAVQTRPHGTRVDVSPESGDLCVNRDCLLQLFRLCRRCGFECKVSLQGQQRSFSVIQMCPICSHTRKWMSQPFVAEETSGERETELLDGEEPCKDRDQDDSCSLTMEITEEMCDYDEEVCPRRKRGKQRSDETEWEPSDEEDIVMDSDSSEDLETAGSSGLTEKANVDNSQSGIEKEERLVEWCTDCEAEPVLACTTQCHKKLYACGVCVSEVQQAVGFDQFYMQFEDLASFKEHVRREHNTKPHRFLCTDCAKRHIKKDNLCVYKIKKLRCRDCGKRGLSEQGLWSHRRLHQKGRVYPCKFCLKPFRTKQDKFTHEENHRHPYQCSECSERFKNIRLRNRHLQSHRGPTTAVHSGQKPHKCQLCRRSYSQPSHLKSHMRLHTGEKPFKCHQCEKFFNYSVSMKNHIQLYHGPQEQESRGTNCGAAQEKEEERERKRHFKEDNLCAYKIKKLCCLDCGKRCLSEQGLKCHRHLHQKGSVYPCKFCLVPFRTKEDKLIHEENHRHPYQCSECSEIFKNINLRDRHLQSHRGPKRYICDICDKHFFQFKHLQKHTVVHSWQRPHTCQLCQRSFTEKKHLRAHMRSTCQQCEKCFNRIVHLKIHIQRHHGTGSQKQGERVGGGESGTKL; this comes from the exons ATGTCAACATCGGTGGTCCAACAACCTGCTGTAGTTCCTGTTGCTTTTTCAACACAGACTGTGAAG AGTGCAGTTGGCAGACTTGGTGCCAAACCAAAATGTGAGCCTGGTACAACAACAACAGGAGCAGCATCCCAGATGTCAACATCAGTGGTCCAACAACCTGCTGTAGTTCCTGTTGCTTTTTCAACACAGACTGTGAAG AGTGCAGTTGGCAGACTTGCTCGTTGGCAGACAACAACATTATCAGGATCCCAACGGTATCAAACTTATAAAGAAGCAAAA GTCAGTCTTCGTGTCGGCCTATCGCTACGAACTAGAGTACTTACCGGACCTTGGGAGACAGTTGCAGATAATTTAGCGCGGGGTCGTTTCAAAGCTATCCCTAAAAACCTAATGGCAATCCCTGGCCTGGGCCACGCCATGTTGGAGGAAGTGCTGAAGCTGGTAACTAAAGAATGTGTCACTTTAGTTTCTATGCGTTTCAACTCCGTACTACGCCAGACTAGTCCCCTTTCAATTAAAACTTTCAACTGGACCACTGTGACCGATGAGTGGAGGAACTCAGCTCCGACCTTCTTCCAGTTTCTGTCCACTAGCTCAGCTACAGCCGGCTTGAATCCAAACACAACCAAATCAGCAAAAAGCTCTATGGTGGCCATGGCTGGTGCCTTATTACTCAGGGCTCGTTCAAAGAATATGTGTGCAGCCATGTACAGGACCTCCATGTTGCTACGGCAACGACGAACCAGGACGAGATGCCAAAACAAGCTTGCAAAAATGGGAGTTTGTGCTTCAAGTCACAGTAGCTTAACAAAGAGGAGAGACATTACACTATCTTATGATGAAGACTTAGCTGCCTGCCATACCCAAACCGCTGTTGAAGACCAACCAATAAGCCTACTGACCAGCCCAGCTCATTCAATG ATGTCACCTTTGCCACTGGAGGATGGAGATCCCGGTTGGTCTGGAGAGAGTGTAGCAGAGACTACTGTTGTGTTGCCGGGCAGTGACGATGAAGATGCTGCTGCGCTGACGGACGAGGAGTTCTGGCAGTTCTCCAGGGAGcaggatgaggatgatgatgatgatgatgatgaaaagGAGAACAAGACTGCGTACAAGAAGTCAGTCCAGCGGAAACAGGGAAAACGG CTCTCTGCGAAGAAGTTCTTCAAAGTGCAAAGGAAAAATAAAG CTGTGCAAACACGTCCTCATGGAACCCGCGTCGATGTTTCTCCTGA GAGTGGTGACCTGTGTGTGAACAGAGACTGTCTCCTGCAGCTCTTCCGGTTGTGTAGGAGGTGTGGATTTGAGTGCAAGGTCAGCTTGCAGGGTCAACAGAGGAGCTTCTCTGTCATTCAGATGTGCCCAATATGCAGTCACACCAGGAAGTGGATGAGCCAGCCTTTTGTTGCTGAGGAAACctctggagaaagagagacagagctacTGGATGGAGAG GAACCATGTAAGGACAGAGACCAGGATGACAGTTGTTCGTTGACGATGGAAATCACTGAGGAGATGTGTGACTATGACGAAGAAGTCTGTCCTCGGAGGAAAAGGGGAAAGCAGAGATCAGATGAGACCGAGTGGGAGCCGTCTGACGAGGAAGACATTGTAATGGACTCTGATTCTTCTGAGGATTTGGAAACGGCAGGTTCCTCTGGTCTAACAGAAAAGGCCAACGTTGATAATTCTCAGAGCGGaatagagaaagaagagagacttGTGGAGTGGTGCACTGACTGTGAAGCCGAGCCTGTACTCGCCTGCACCACACAGTGCCATAAGAAGCTGTacgcctgtggtgtgtgtgtgagtgaggtccAACAAGCTGTTGGATTTGACCAATTCTACATGCAGTTCGAGGACCTCGCCAGCTTCAAGGAACATGTACGACGTGAACACAACACAAAACCTCATAGGTTTCTCTGTACAGACTGCGCCAAGCGTCACATCAAGAAGGATAATTTGTGTGTGTACAAGATTAAGAAGCTCCGCTGTCGAGATTGTGGTAAACGCGGTCTGAGTGAGCAGGGTCTGTGGAGTCACAGACGTCTCCATCAGAAAGGCCGTGTTTACCCATGTAAGTTCTGTCTCAAGCCATTCAGGACCAAACAGGACAAGTTTACCCACGAGGAGAACCATCGGCATCCTTATCAGTGCTCAGAATGCTCTGAAAGATTCAAGAACATTAGACTACGGAACAGACACCTTCAGAGCCACAGAGGTCCAACGACAGCCGTCCACAGTGGCCAGAAGCCCCACAAGTGCCAGCTGTGCCGACGCTCGTATTCCCAGCCGAGCCACCTCAAGTCACACATGCGcctccacacaggggagaagcccttCAAGTGCCATCAGTGTGAGAAGTTTTTCAATTACAGCGTCAGTATGAAGAACCACATCCAACTCTATCATGGCCCCCAGGAGCAGGAGAGTCGGGGGACAAACTGTGGGGCGgcgcaggagaaagaggaggagagagagcgcaagCGTCACTTTAAGGAGGATAATTTGTGTGCGTACAAGATCAAGAAGCTCTGCTGTCTAGACTGTGGTAAACGCTGTCTGAGTGAACAGGGTCTGAAGTGTCACAGACATCTCCACCAGAAAGGCAGCGTTTACCCATGTAAGTTCTGCCTCGTGCCATTCAGGACCAAAGAGGACAAGCTTATCCACGAGGAGAACCATCGGCATCCTTATCAGTGCTCAGAATGCTCAGAAATATTCAAGAACATTAATCTACGGGACAGACACCTTCAGAGCCACAGAGGTCCAAAGAGATATATTTGTGACATCTGCGACAAACATTTCTTCCAGTTTAAACACCTACAGAAACATACAGTCGTCCACAGTTGGCAGAGACCCCACACGTGCCAGCTGTGCCAACGCTCGTTCACTGAAAAGAAACACCTCAGGGCCCACATGCGCTCCACATGCCAGCAGTGTGAGAAGTGTTTCAATCGCATAGTCCATCTGAAGATCCACATCCAACGGCATCATGGCACCGGCTCTcagaagcagggagagagagtaggagggggagagtcaggaaccaaactctag